From a single Cyclobacterium marinum DSM 745 genomic region:
- a CDS encoding (deoxy)nucleoside triphosphate pyrophosphohydrolase, whose amino-acid sequence MKRIDVVAGIILFKNRILCVQRPESKQQYISKKFEFPGGKIETGETHIEALRRELLEELNLSFSNQSYFLTVIHQYPNIEVTLHAYLCRVDSDELKLHEHISLEWLKTEELDTLDWAAADIPIVQKLQNNQ is encoded by the coding sequence ATGAAACGAATTGATGTAGTTGCAGGTATAATCCTATTTAAAAATCGCATATTATGCGTCCAAAGACCCGAAAGCAAACAACAATATATTTCGAAAAAATTTGAATTTCCGGGAGGAAAAATTGAAACAGGGGAAACTCATATTGAAGCTCTGCGTCGTGAATTACTGGAAGAATTGAATTTATCTTTCAGCAATCAATCTTATTTTCTCACTGTAATTCATCAATACCCCAACATAGAAGTTACCCTGCATGCCTACCTTTGTCGGGTTGATTCGGACGAACTTAAACTTCATGAGCACATCAGCCTTGAATGGCTAAAAACTGAAGAGTTGGACACACTGGATTGGGCAGCAGCAGATATACCCATCGTGCAAAAATTACAAAATAATCAATGA
- a CDS encoding NHL repeat-containing protein, protein MFNMTGDYIRKFKTIQSPRDIHFLKSGNVIITRSDENKISIENKEGAKIVEWGGTGNGDGQFKYFRQITVDKDEYIYAVDHANHRIQKFDKQGNFILKWGHNGTSNGTFQYPWGIAVMGDRVLVSDNNALQVFDLEGNFIQRVIIPDIPRIYDIAVKDEKIYLACSKVIIRTDIHFNIIERIKEDYFSIASGIDLNSKNQIIVSDVGDRRIIILDEN, encoded by the coding sequence ATGTTCAATATGACAGGGGATTATATCAGGAAGTTTAAAACTATCCAATCACCGAGAGACATTCACTTTTTGAAAAGTGGAAATGTGATCATCACAAGGTCAGATGAAAATAAAATCTCCATTGAAAATAAAGAAGGAGCTAAGATTGTGGAATGGGGTGGAACAGGGAATGGAGATGGCCAATTTAAATATTTCAGGCAAATAACTGTAGATAAAGATGAATATATATATGCAGTAGATCATGCGAATCACCGAATCCAAAAATTTGATAAACAAGGAAATTTTATTTTAAAATGGGGGCATAATGGCACCTCCAACGGAACATTTCAATACCCTTGGGGAATTGCAGTTATGGGAGATAGGGTATTGGTTTCTGATAATAATGCACTTCAGGTTTTTGATCTAGAAGGTAATTTTATCCAAAGAGTTATTATTCCAGACATTCCAAGAATTTACGATATTGCCGTAAAGGACGAAAAAATATACTTGGCATGTTCCAAGGTAATTATTAGAACTGATATCCACTTTAATATAATTGAAAGGATCAAAGAAGATTATTTCTCAATTGCTTCGGGTATTGATCTCAATTCAAAAAACCAAATCATTGTGAGTGATGTTGGCGATAGAAGGATTATTATTTTAGATGAAAACTAG
- a CDS encoding Ig-like domain-containing protein, whose translation MCCESVLKHVLLFSAILFISISCEEDSSVPIVGLDQTNPIIEIIEPLKEEITSETFEVLVEASDNIGIEKVELFLDNQLV comes from the coding sequence ATGTGCTGTGAAAGTGTTTTAAAACATGTATTACTTTTTTCTGCCATCCTATTCATTTCAATTTCTTGTGAGGAAGACAGCTCGGTACCAATTGTAGGGTTGGATCAAACTAACCCGATTATTGAAATAATAGAACCTTTAAAAGAGGAAATAACTTCTGAAACTTTTGAGGTGTTGGTAGAAGCCTCGGACAACATAGGTATTGAGAAGGTGGAATTATTTCTCGATAATCAGCTTGTGTAG
- a CDS encoding PLP-dependent aminotransferase family protein, whose translation MVYGKDEEGNPLFDIRRGFWLHVDGALGAAYLPFVEMAHNRNLLNEKGPIFDFRNPAVMSVGCSMHKWLGGPWPSGIFMTRTGYQLLPPDAASSFLGTPDTTLGGSRSAFSPMILWDYFSRMSYEDNMNKAVETENISAYLEAELFKFESELKAKFGKEVDLWIARSRLSLTVRFRLVNETLNYKWSLDTDRLWVPVNESKRQLRSYSHIFVMHSVGKERIDAFLADLRENCKTDWHIAFPKIDLSAVPPAPNPEFQKE comes from the coding sequence GTGGTGTATGGAAAAGACGAAGAAGGAAATCCATTATTTGATATAAGAAGAGGCTTTTGGCTCCATGTGGATGGGGCGCTCGGTGCAGCTTACCTTCCCTTTGTGGAAATGGCCCACAACCGCAATCTATTGAATGAAAAAGGCCCCATATTTGATTTTCGTAATCCGGCGGTGATGAGCGTAGGTTGTTCCATGCATAAATGGCTTGGTGGGCCTTGGCCTTCGGGTATCTTTATGACGCGAACCGGCTATCAACTTTTGCCTCCGGATGCTGCAAGTTCTTTTTTAGGAACGCCTGACACTACACTTGGAGGTTCTCGGTCTGCTTTTTCGCCCATGATCCTATGGGATTATTTTTCTAGAATGAGTTATGAAGACAATATGAATAAGGCCGTTGAAACAGAAAATATTTCGGCCTATCTGGAGGCAGAATTGTTTAAATTTGAATCAGAATTAAAAGCTAAATTTGGTAAAGAAGTGGATCTATGGATTGCCCGGTCCCGCTTAAGTCTGACCGTGCGTTTTCGTTTGGTCAATGAAACTTTAAATTACAAATGGTCCTTAGATACGGATAGACTTTGGGTTCCTGTCAATGAAAGTAAACGGCAGTTGCGTTCTTATTCCCATATTTTCGTTATGCACTCAGTTGGCAAAGAACGGATTGATGCTTTTTTGGCTGATTTAAGAGAAAACTGTAAAACAGATTGGCATATTGCCTTTCCGAAGATAGATTTAAGTGCTGTACCACCAGCCCCAAACCCGGAATTCCAAAAAGAATAA